A single region of the Brachypodium distachyon strain Bd21 chromosome 3, Brachypodium_distachyon_v3.0, whole genome shotgun sequence genome encodes:
- the LOC100835417 gene encoding protein IRREGULAR XYLEM 15 has product MKKATSGPKLLAAHPASMSRRRLWLPVVFLALFACVSLLTLLSTARAPPPPPGTPRPPLILGATTAAGAGAEGSGLPAHVFDALVQYAATAGNNSSTSSMPEQDVRAIAAVLRRRAPCKALVFGLGAETPLWRALNHGAGGRTVFLDENAFYVAHMEATHPGLEAYDVSYSTAVRDFENLLEHARATRAAECRPVQNLLFSDCRLAIGDLPNALYEVAWDVILVDGPRGFAPGSPGRMAAIFSAAVMARTKGKETDVLVHDLGREVESVCAGEFLCEENRVQGSTSTPSLGHYVIRGGADVDRKAFCRSMAKKLAAAKKAS; this is encoded by the coding sequence ATGAAGAAGGCAACGTCCGGGCCCAAGCTGCTCGCCGCCCACCCGGCGTCCAtgtcccgccgccgcctctggcTGCCCGTCGTGTTCCTCGCGCTCTTCGCCTGCGTGTCCCTGCTCACGCTGCTCTCCACGGCGCGCgccccgccaccaccaccagggacaccgcggccgccgctcatcctcggcgccaccaccgccgccggagccggagccgaggGCAGCGGGCTGCCGGCGCACGTGTTCGACGCGCTGGTGCAGtacgcggcgacggcggggaaCAACTCATCGACATCGAGCATGCCAGAGCAGGACGTGCGCGCGATCGCGGccgtgctccgccgccgcgccccctgcAAGGCCCTCGTCTTCGGCCTCGGCGCCGAGACGCCGCTCTGGCGCGCGCTCAACCACGGGGCGGGGGGCCGCACGGTGTTCCTGGACGAGAACGCCTTCTACGTGGCCCACATGGAAGCCACGCACCCGGGTCTCGAAGCCTACGACGTGTCCTACTCCACGGCCGTCAGAGACTTCGAGAACCTTCTGGAACACGCGCGGGCGACGAGGGCCGCCGAGTGCCGGCCCGTCCAGAACCTGCTCTTCTCCGACTGCCGCCTCGCCATCGGCGATCTCCCCAACGCGCTCTACGAGGTCGCCTGGGACGTCATCCTCGTCGACGGCCCGCGCGGGTTCGCGCCGGGGTCGCCAGGAAGGATGGCGGCGATCTTCTCGGCGGCGGTCATGGCGAGGACCAAGGGGAAGGAGACGGACGTGCTGGTGCACGACTTGGGGAGGGAGGTGGAGAGCGTCTGCGCCGGGGAGTTCTTGTGTGAGGAGAACCGCGTccaggggagcaccagcacgCCGTCGCTCGGGCACTACGTTATTCGTGGCGGCGCCGATGTTGACAGGAAGGCCTTCTGCCGGTCCATGGCGAAGAAGCTCGCGGCCGCCAAGAAGGCCAGCTAG